From one Streptococcus oralis genomic stretch:
- a CDS encoding 50S ribosomal protein L23: MNLYDVIKKPVITESSMAQLEAGKYVFEVDTRAHKLLIKQAVEAAFEGVKVANVNTINVKPKAKRVGRYTGFTNKTKKAIITLTADSKAIELFAAEAE, from the coding sequence ATGAATTTGTATGATGTTATCAAAAAACCTGTTATCACTGAAAGCTCAATGGCTCAACTTGAAGCAGGAAAATATGTATTTGAAGTTGACACTCGTGCACACAAACTTTTGATCAAGCAAGCTGTTGAAGCTGCTTTCGAAGGTGTTAAAGTTGCCAACGTTAACACAATCAACGTAAAACCAAAAGCAAAACGTGTTGGACGTTACACTGGTTTTACTAACAAAACTAAAAAAGCTATCATCACACTTACAGCTGATTCAAAAGCAATCGAGTTGTTCGCTGCTGAAGCTGAATAA
- the rplD gene encoding 50S ribosomal protein L4, translated as MANVTLFDQTGKEAGQVVLNDAVFGIEPNESVVFDVIISQRASLRQGTHAVKNRSAVSGGGRKPWRQKGTGRARQGSIRSPQWRGGGVVFGPTPRSYGYKLPQKVRRLALKSVYSEKVAENKFVAVDALSFTAPKTAEFAKVLAALSIDSKVLVILEEGNEFAALSARNLPNVKVATATTASVLDIANSDKLLVTQAAISKIEEVLA; from the coding sequence ATGGCAAACGTAACATTATTTGACCAAACTGGTAAAGAAGCTGGCCAAGTTGTTCTTAACGATGCAGTATTTGGTATCGAACCAAATGAATCAGTTGTGTTTGATGTGATCATCAGCCAACGCGCAAGCCTTCGTCAAGGAACACACGCTGTTAAAAACCGCTCTGCAGTATCAGGTGGTGGACGCAAACCATGGCGTCAAAAAGGAACTGGACGTGCTCGTCAAGGTTCTATCCGCTCACCACAATGGCGTGGTGGTGGTGTTGTCTTCGGACCAACTCCACGTTCATACGGCTACAAACTTCCACAAAAAGTTCGTCGCCTAGCTCTTAAATCAGTTTACTCTGAAAAAGTTGCTGAAAACAAATTCGTAGCTGTAGACGCTCTTTCATTTACAGCTCCAAAAACTGCTGAATTTGCAAAAGTTCTTGCAGCATTGAGCATCGATTCTAAAGTTCTTGTTATCCTTGAAGAAGGAAATGAATTCGCAGCTCTTTCAGCTCGTAACCTTCCAAACGTGAAAGTTGCAACTGCTACAACTGCAAGTGTTCTTGACATCGCAAATAGCGACAAACTTCTTGTCACACAAGCAGCTATCTCTAAAATCGAGGAGGTTCTTGCATAA
- the rplC gene encoding 50S ribosomal protein L3: MTKGILGKKVGMTQIFTEAGELIPVTVIEATPNVVLQVKTVETDGYNAIQVGFDDKREVLSNKPAKGHVAKANTAPKRFIREFKNVEGLEVGAEITVETFAAGDVVDVTGTSKGKGFQGVIKRHGQSRGPMAHGSRYHRRPGSMGPVAPNRVFKGKNLAGRMGGDRVTIQNLEVVQVVPEKNVILIKGNVPGAKKSLITIKSAVKAGK; encoded by the coding sequence ATGACAAAAGGAATCTTAGGGAAAAAAGTGGGAATGACTCAAATCTTCACTGAAGCTGGCGAATTGATCCCTGTAACAGTTATTGAAGCAACTCCAAACGTTGTTCTTCAAGTTAAAACTGTTGAAACAGACGGATACAACGCTATCCAAGTTGGTTTCGATGACAAACGCGAAGTATTGAGCAACAAACCTGCTAAAGGACATGTAGCGAAAGCTAACACGGCTCCTAAGCGCTTCATTCGTGAATTCAAAAACGTTGAAGGCTTGGAAGTTGGTGCTGAAATCACAGTTGAAACATTCGCAGCTGGAGACGTTGTTGACGTAACTGGTACTTCTAAAGGTAAAGGTTTCCAAGGTGTTATCAAACGCCACGGACAATCACGTGGACCAATGGCTCACGGTTCTCGTTACCACCGTCGTCCAGGTTCTATGGGACCTGTTGCACCTAACCGCGTATTCAAAGGTAAAAACCTTGCAGGACGTATGGGTGGCGACCGCGTAACAATTCAAAACCTTGAAGTTGTACAAGTTGTTCCAGAAAAGAACGTTATCCTTATCAAAGGTAACGTACCAGGTGCTAAGAAATCTCTTATCACTATCAAATCAGCAGTTAAAGCTGGTAAATAA